A single region of the Bacteroidota bacterium genome encodes:
- a CDS encoding DUF3536 domain-containing protein — protein sequence MKSFVCIHGHFYQPPRENAWLEVIERQESAFPYHNWNARISAECYGPNGASRILNEESKIIDIVNNYANISFNFGPTLLSWMEQYDKDAYEAVLMADKISQQRRSGHGNALAQVYNHIIMPLASARDRDTQIIWGIADFKKRFQREPEGMWLAETAVDTPTLELLAQHQIKFTILAPRQAKAFKKIGDEQWLPVNENQLDTSVPYLCKLPSGNSIVLFFYNGVISREVAFNGLLNSGKLFSERLIAAAKDTDAPQLINIATDGESYGHHHYRGDMALASCMDYLAKNKNVQVTNYGEYLSKFPVQHEIQIHENSSWSCVHGVERWRSNCGCTDGGNPGFHQRWRAPLRAALNWLKDKADQVFEAELRALTTSPWDLRNDYISIVLDRSEENITRFFAKNFKSSVSEIQKIKMVRLLEMQRHSMLMFTSCGWFFDEVSRIETKQILQYADRVIQIAEHESSSKLYQEFLLLLEQAPSNITQYETARGLYEKEIRPQRLTLTKVGVHHAVLSLFEDVPEECAVFNYTIKNDFSEKMMAGEQVLAVGNMYINSTFTYASQEFQYAALYLGQHHVIGGYAETLDGEQVEELYLKLRDAFRKSNLNEVILLIRTVFGDKSFSFDDLFGDAKEQLLNRILQKDISIAEDNYREVYEKTFTLVNMLQQQKKKIPELLLRNTAAVINADLKKVFSETKPNILKLEQLVDEALKWKVELDAENIAFVVSARLYDLVEYLSFKVDDMQHLDNLSRILIKLNELKLKFRLWKIQNKYYRIGKDFIGNEQFMKTLGEQEYKTWLLKFKAIGEQLNIRF from the coding sequence GTGAAAAGTTTTGTTTGTATACACGGGCATTTTTATCAGCCACCTCGTGAAAATGCCTGGTTAGAGGTAATTGAGCGCCAGGAATCGGCATTTCCTTATCATAACTGGAATGCCAGAATTTCCGCAGAATGTTACGGGCCTAACGGTGCCAGTCGCATTTTGAACGAGGAAAGTAAAATTATTGACATTGTAAATAATTATGCCAATATCAGTTTCAACTTTGGGCCAACCCTTTTGAGCTGGATGGAACAGTACGATAAGGATGCATACGAGGCTGTGCTGATGGCCGACAAAATAAGTCAGCAACGCCGCAGCGGGCACGGCAATGCACTGGCTCAGGTTTATAATCATATTATTATGCCGCTGGCTTCGGCGCGCGACAGGGATACGCAAATTATTTGGGGAATTGCTGATTTTAAAAAACGATTTCAACGTGAACCTGAAGGGATGTGGCTAGCAGAAACTGCGGTGGATACACCAACGCTTGAACTACTGGCGCAACATCAGATTAAATTTACCATTTTGGCACCACGTCAGGCAAAGGCCTTTAAAAAAATTGGTGATGAACAATGGTTACCTGTTAATGAAAATCAGTTAGATACTTCGGTTCCCTATTTATGCAAATTACCATCAGGAAATTCGATTGTTTTGTTTTTTTATAATGGTGTTATTTCGCGGGAAGTTGCTTTTAACGGATTATTAAATTCAGGAAAATTATTTTCGGAGCGGTTAATTGCAGCCGCAAAAGATACGGATGCGCCACAGCTTATTAATATTGCAACAGATGGTGAATCGTACGGACATCACCATTATCGTGGTGATATGGCACTTGCGAGTTGTATGGATTATCTCGCCAAAAATAAAAATGTTCAAGTTACCAATTACGGCGAGTATTTATCCAAATTTCCGGTGCAACATGAAATTCAAATTCATGAAAACAGCAGTTGGAGTTGTGTGCATGGTGTTGAACGTTGGAGAAGTAATTGTGGATGTACTGATGGCGGAAATCCGGGTTTTCATCAACGCTGGAGAGCGCCATTGCGTGCAGCTTTAAACTGGCTGAAAGATAAAGCGGATCAGGTTTTTGAAGCGGAATTACGCGCACTAACCACTTCGCCATGGGATTTACGCAACGATTATATTTCTATTGTTCTTGATAGAAGTGAAGAAAATATTACGCGTTTTTTTGCCAAAAATTTTAAAAGCAGTGTCAGCGAAATACAAAAAATAAAAATGGTTCGTCTGCTCGAAATGCAGCGCCATAGTATGCTCATGTTTACCAGTTGTGGTTGGTTTTTTGATGAGGTGAGTCGCATTGAAACGAAACAAATTTTGCAATATGCCGATCGTGTAATTCAAATTGCAGAACATGAATCATCGAGTAAATTATATCAGGAATTTTTGTTGTTACTAGAACAGGCGCCTAGCAATATTACACAGTACGAAACAGCACGTGGTTTATATGAAAAAGAAATTCGCCCACAACGATTAACGCTTACTAAAGTTGGTGTTCATCATGCTGTTTTAAGTTTGTTTGAAGATGTGCCTGAAGAATGTGCCGTATTTAATTATACTATTAAAAACGACTTCTCCGAAAAAATGATGGCGGGTGAGCAAGTGCTTGCTGTTGGTAATATGTATATTAATTCTACGTTTACTTATGCCAGTCAGGAATTTCAATATGCTGCATTATATCTCGGTCAGCACCATGTAATTGGCGGCTACGCTGAAACGCTGGATGGGGAGCAGGTTGAAGAACTTTATTTAAAATTGCGCGATGCTTTTAGAAAAAGTAATTTAAATGAAGTTATACTATTAATCAGAACCGTTTTTGGCGATAAATCATTTTCATTTGATGATTTATTTGGTGATGCTAAAGAACAATTACTCAACCGAATTTTACAAAAAGATATTTCCATTGCAGAAGATAATTATCGCGAAGTGTATGAAAAAACGTTTACGCTGGTGAATATGCTGCAACAGCAAAAGAAAAAAATTCCTGAATTATTATTGCGGAATACTGCAGCAGTTATTAATGCTGATTTAAAAAAGGTGTTTAGTGAAACTAAACCGAATATTCTGAAGCTGGAACAATTGGTTGATGAAGCCTTAAAATGGAAGGTGGAGTTAGATGCAGAAAATATTGCCTTTGTAGTGTCTGCCCGTTTATATGATTTGGTGGAATATCTTTCATTTAAGGTTGATGATATGCAGCATTTGGATAATCTGAGCCGTATTTTAATAAAATTAAATGAGTTAAAATTAAAATTTCGACTGTGGAAAATTCAGAATAAATATTACCGTATAGGCAAAGATTTTATTGGGAATGAGCAATTTATGAAAACGCTCGGTGAACAGGAGTATAAAACCTGGTTACTTAAATTTAAAGCTATCGGTGAGCAGTTGAATATTCGCTTTTAA
- the serA gene encoding phosphoglycerate dehydrogenase, with protein sequence MSAITSFPKEKIQILLLENIADKAVQGFVDAGYAQVTKLSGALDEDQLIAAIKDVHLLGIRSKTQITANVMAHANKLLAVGCYCIGINQVDVQEATEKGIVVFNSPYPNTRSVAELVIAEAIMLLRRVPEKNAALHTGIWMKDAKNCFELRGKTLGIIGYGNIGMQVSVLAEALGMKVIYTDVINKLPMGNARQVHQLTDLLQQSDVVSLHVPEAPSTIQLLNAAALQMIKKGSVLINCARGNVIDLDALQQLITTGHIGGAAIDVFPEEPEKTGPGFSSGLQNLPNVLLTPHIGGSTEEAQINISEDVTAKLIQYLEMGVSSGSHSVPALHLPQHPDAHRILHIHFNTPGVLSEINAVLSAGDVNIVGQYLNTNNKIGYAVIDVSKNLQTQTIEALRNVKHTIKMRVVY encoded by the coding sequence ATGTCGGCAATAACATCTTTTCCAAAAGAAAAAATTCAGATTTTATTATTAGAAAATATTGCTGATAAAGCAGTTCAGGGATTTGTTGATGCCGGCTATGCTCAGGTAACTAAGTTATCAGGAGCATTAGATGAAGACCAATTGATTGCAGCCATTAAAGATGTACATTTATTAGGCATTCGTTCAAAAACACAGATTACTGCTAACGTAATGGCACATGCAAATAAATTACTTGCAGTAGGTTGTTATTGTATTGGAATTAATCAGGTAGATGTTCAGGAAGCGACGGAGAAAGGCATTGTTGTATTTAATTCACCATATCCGAATACACGTTCAGTTGCGGAACTGGTGATTGCTGAAGCGATTATGTTATTGCGTAGAGTGCCTGAAAAAAATGCTGCTTTGCACACAGGCATCTGGATGAAAGATGCAAAAAATTGTTTTGAACTACGGGGGAAAACATTAGGCATAATTGGTTACGGAAATATTGGTATGCAGGTGAGTGTGCTTGCGGAAGCGCTCGGGATGAAGGTGATTTATACTGATGTAATAAATAAATTACCGATGGGCAATGCGCGACAAGTGCATCAGTTAACAGATTTATTACAGCAGTCGGATGTAGTTTCGTTGCATGTTCCGGAGGCACCTTCTACCATTCAGTTATTAAATGCGGCTGCATTACAAATGATAAAAAAGGGCAGTGTGTTAATTAATTGTGCACGTGGTAATGTGATTGATTTGGATGCATTACAACAATTAATTACAACAGGGCATATTGGTGGGGCAGCAATTGATGTTTTTCCTGAGGAACCGGAAAAAACCGGACCGGGATTTAGTTCAGGCTTACAAAATTTACCAAATGTTTTATTAACGCCACATATTGGCGGATCTACCGAAGAGGCTCAAATAAATATTAGTGAGGATGTTACAGCAAAATTGATTCAGTATCTGGAAATGGGTGTGAGTAGTGGTTCACATAGTGTTCCGGCGCTGCATTTGCCGCAACATCCGGATGCGCATCGGATTTTGCATATTCATTTTAACACTCCGGGTGTTTTGTCGGAAATAAATGCTGTGTTAAGTGCGGGAGATGTAAACATTGTGGGGCAATATCTGAATACGAATAATAAAATCGGGTATGCGGTGATAGATGTCAGCAAAAATTTACAGACTCAAACCATTGAGGCTCTGCGGAATGTAAAACATACTATTAAAATGCGGGTGGTTTATTAA
- a CDS encoding DUF4394 domain-containing protein, with the protein MQIKNLLDSMRSKKTKAGLLSLAMAAGLTFQAEAQTIYALSSGGLYSFDAASPATTNFAGTITGITAGQTIEGMDFRPLNGMLYALGYDRNLQTAQIYTINLMTAVATPVNVTPIALVLGPVGADRLDVTFDFNPTVDRIRVMSNRDYNYRLNPITGGIAFTDLNINYAVADINAGANPYVATGAYTNSYVGSTSTILYDIDAQLKIVAKQDPPNNGTLNTIGSLGGAVSKSLSSADMDIFYDVASQTNKTYLTVNSNFEPDRLISVDLTTGTGTLMAVSIGGGLYIDDIACFIDRSYPELTGNLMYALNTNNFLLSFDSNNPSVIRKAVPVTGITLNQVIVGMDFRPATGALYALGYNAATSESQLYTINVATGAATAVNVTPTILTLGGNNVGVDFNPVVDKIRVVGANNANYRLNTDGTLFFTDLNLNYGAADVNFGADPMVGTAAYTNSFAGTLTTALYNYDQALNVITNQNPPNDGTLITIGSSGIMQNLTDPTTDMDILYVGGMNVAYLTSNTGVSLFDHLYALDLATGSTTDLGAIGNGLAVRNIAATTNPELKIAGGILNAAGKLNVDVFPNPVHDLLTVKFHLKEASVAQVSIFDIFGNNMGIGFAQMVDANASVTVDVSPLVPGSYIVKINASGKTISKSIVKL; encoded by the coding sequence ATGCAAATTAAAAATTTACTTGATTCCATGCGATCAAAAAAAACTAAAGCGGGCTTATTGTCGCTTGCAATGGCTGCGGGCCTTACGTTTCAGGCTGAAGCGCAAACTATTTATGCCTTGAGCAGTGGTGGTTTATATTCATTTGATGCTGCCAGTCCGGCGACAACAAATTTTGCCGGAACAATTACCGGTATAACAGCGGGACAAACAATTGAGGGAATGGATTTTCGTCCCTTAAATGGTATGTTGTATGCATTAGGATATGACCGCAATTTACAAACTGCTCAAATTTATACGATTAATTTAATGACAGCTGTTGCAACACCGGTAAATGTTACGCCGATTGCATTAGTATTAGGTCCTGTTGGTGCTGATCGTTTGGATGTTACATTCGATTTTAATCCTACGGTTGACAGAATTCGTGTTATGAGTAATCGTGATTATAATTATCGTTTAAATCCGATTACCGGTGGTATTGCATTTACCGATTTAAATATTAATTATGCTGTTGCAGATATTAATGCGGGTGCAAATCCATATGTTGCAACGGGAGCTTATACCAATAGTTATGTAGGTTCAACTTCAACCATTTTATATGATATTGATGCACAATTAAAAATTGTTGCGAAACAAGATCCGCCAAATAACGGAACATTAAATACTATTGGTAGTTTAGGTGGTGCAGTAAGTAAATCTTTGTCTTCTGCTGATATGGATATTTTTTATGATGTTGCGAGTCAAACAAACAAAACATATTTAACCGTAAATTCAAATTTTGAACCGGATCGTTTAATTTCAGTTGATTTAACAACTGGCACCGGAACGCTGATGGCTGTTAGCATTGGCGGCGGTTTGTATATTGATGATATTGCTTGTTTTATTGACAGAAGTTATCCTGAATTAACAGGTAATTTGATGTATGCATTAAATACAAATAACTTTTTATTATCATTCGATAGCAATAATCCATCAGTAATTCGCAAGGCAGTTCCTGTTACCGGAATTACATTAAATCAGGTAATTGTTGGAATGGATTTTCGTCCTGCAACAGGAGCATTATATGCATTAGGTTATAACGCAGCAACAAGTGAATCACAATTATATACAATTAACGTTGCAACTGGTGCTGCTACTGCAGTTAATGTTACACCAACAATTTTGACATTAGGTGGTAATAACGTAGGTGTTGATTTTAATCCGGTTGTAGATAAAATTCGTGTGGTTGGTGCAAATAATGCCAATTATCGTTTAAATACAGATGGCACATTATTTTTCACAGATTTGAATTTAAATTATGGTGCTGCTGATGTAAACTTTGGTGCAGATCCGATGGTTGGTACTGCAGCTTATACCAATAGTTTTGCCGGCACATTAACAACAGCATTGTATAATTATGATCAAGCATTAAATGTAATTACAAATCAGAATCCGCCAAATGATGGCACTTTAATTACAATTGGCAGCAGTGGTATTATGCAAAATTTAACTGACCCGACTACCGATATGGATATATTATATGTTGGTGGAATGAATGTGGCCTATTTAACTTCAAATACCGGTGTTTCATTATTTGATCATTTGTATGCGCTTGATTTAGCTACAGGTTCTACAACAGATTTAGGTGCAATTGGAAATGGGCTTGCGGTGCGTAATATTGCCGCAACAACAAATCCGGAATTAAAAATTGCAGGTGGTATTTTAAATGCTGCAGGAAAATTAAATGTAGATGTATTTCCTAATCCTGTTCATGATTTGTTAACCGTTAAATTCCATCTTAAAGAAGCATCTGTTGCTCAGGTAAGTATTTTTGATATTTTCGGAAATAATATGGGTATCGGATTTGCACAAATGGTAGATGCAAATGCTTCGGTAACTGTGGATGTAAGTCCGCTGGTTCCGGGTTCATATATCGTTAAAATTAATGCATCAGGAAAAACAATTTCCAAAAGCATTGTTAAGTTGTAA
- the pdeM gene encoding ligase-associated DNA damage response endonuclease PdeM, with the protein MQNEIEISKYGQTFILSASRCLFWKEQEILIISDAHFSKETHFRKNGIAIPAGIMQHDLIQISGLIEKFNPKKIIFLGDMFHSEINEGLNAFIQWRKLHPQLNLQLIVGNHDILPDAWYTFAAIECVPEYLVIDNLIFSHDKLSIMPEQKINFYGHLHPAIRLQGNAKQSLRLPCFLFGLNEVILPAFGRFTGAKTIRPDKSTIVYAIGDREIFAVQ; encoded by the coding sequence ATGCAGAATGAAATTGAAATAAGTAAGTACGGGCAAACATTTATTTTGTCGGCTTCCAGATGTTTATTTTGGAAAGAGCAGGAAATATTGATTATTTCAGATGCACATTTTTCGAAGGAAACACATTTTAGGAAAAATGGAATTGCGATTCCTGCCGGAATTATGCAACACGACCTTATACAAATATCTGGGTTGATTGAAAAATTTAATCCTAAAAAAATTATTTTCCTCGGTGATATGTTTCACAGTGAAATAAATGAGGGATTAAATGCATTTATTCAATGGCGGAAATTACATCCTCAGTTAAACCTGCAACTGATCGTGGGCAATCATGATATTTTGCCTGATGCCTGGTATACCTTTGCTGCCATAGAATGTGTTCCTGAATATTTAGTAATTGATAATCTCATTTTCTCGCATGATAAACTGTCTATAATGCCCGAGCAAAAAATTAATTTTTACGGACATTTACATCCTGCAATTCGCTTACAGGGAAATGCAAAACAAAGTTTGCGTTTGCCTTGTTTTTTGTTTGGATTAAATGAAGTGATTTTACCTGCCTTCGGTAGATTTACAGGTGCAAAAACGATTAGACCTGATAAATCAACCATTGTATATGCAATTGGCGACCGGGAAATATTTGCAGTGCAATAA
- a CDS encoding T9SS type A sorting domain-containing protein yields MKRTSKLTMLTFSLLITFNLQAGISAFCFIDEFGYIAEVSATRTGPGYYELNGTADVLTGYDWAVTGYYDKAADVWSLTFTNPFPDDCGFTTDYFTYYSTSHDAGIINFDWTSYCFGAVTDVGVASTIFYKTLCPFKTAPTTPTGPARSDLSISGLKQTTILPILDAGYFRDLFFEEELSVVTTSTNNYTVSFELANASTAKVDIYNYAGQYITTIVESELNNGFHKFNWNGTDASGNTTNAGMYLATLTYGDNRVSCKFVK; encoded by the coding sequence ATGAAACGTACATCTAAATTAACCATGCTTACGTTTTCCCTTTTAATCACTTTTAATTTACAGGCAGGCATTTCCGCATTTTGTTTTATTGATGAGTTCGGGTACATCGCCGAAGTTTCCGCAACACGAACCGGTCCGGGTTATTATGAACTCAACGGTACAGCCGACGTGTTAACAGGTTACGACTGGGCGGTTACCGGGTATTATGATAAAGCTGCGGATGTTTGGAGTTTAACCTTTACAAATCCATTTCCGGATGACTGCGGTTTTACTACTGATTATTTTACTTATTATTCCACTTCACATGATGCGGGTATCATTAATTTCGACTGGACATCGTATTGTTTTGGAGCTGTAACAGATGTTGGTGTGGCATCAACCATTTTTTACAAAACCTTATGTCCCTTTAAAACCGCACCCACAACACCAACCGGTCCGGCAAGATCTGATTTAAGTATTTCGGGTTTAAAACAAACTACCATTTTACCAATTTTGGATGCCGGTTATTTTCGTGATTTATTTTTTGAAGAAGAATTAAGTGTAGTTACCACCTCAACAAATAATTATACGGTTAGTTTTGAGTTGGCTAATGCATCAACAGCTAAAGTAGATATTTACAATTATGCAGGTCAGTACATTACAACCATTGTTGAAAGTGAATTAAATAATGGTTTCCATAAATTTAATTGGAACGGAACTGATGCATCCGGCAACACAACAAATGCAGGTATGTATCTTGCAACGTTAACCTACGGTGATAATCGAGTTAGTTGCAAATTTGTAAAATAA
- a CDS encoding ligase-associated DNA damage response DEXH box helicase has protein sequence MVQQYNDIIQAWYAGKNWKVYPFQQDLAQAYFEGYQGILNAPTGSGKTYAMWIPVLAGFMSGLHKGIDKPGLKVLWVTPLRALAKDICKALQEACDILDTGWKVELRTGDVSQKVKQAQKLKMPDCLIITPESLHVLLCGNNYSDLFSGLQCVVVDEWHELLGSKRGVQVELALSRLKAIRKLNNDSLCIWGISATIGNLVESMEVLLGQDSNSDKSIIIRSAAKKEMEIHTVLPPTIDVLPWSGHIGLKLLPEIVNIIHAAQTTLVFTNTRAMAEIWYHHILNYDENLAGLLAMHHGSLSGEVRDWVEENLHAGTLKAVICTSSLDLGVDFRPVDTVIQIGSPKGVARFTQRAGRSGHQPGAVSKIYFIPTHALELVEISAIKEAVNSNMVEKREPLVMCFDVLMQYMVTLSIGEGFVAEEIYHEIKNTFCFALITPEEWSWLIKNISQGGNTFQAYDEFCKVGKVEGRYRIMNKKAATKHRLQIGTIVSDPVVRIAYLKGGTLGTIEEYYIASLKPGDIFWFAGLCLEFVMLKDMTAFVRKAKEQKAGTASYQGGRMPLSGYMAELMRKQLNIAATKGMDNIEFDMLQPLLLLQQQRSVIPKINELLVEISESKEGHHIFIFPFEGRVVHEVMAGLVAFRLSLLKPVSISVAMNDYGFELLCNQEIEIDEQRIKQLLHTTNMETDLFNSVNATEMARRKFRDIAVIAGLVFQGYPGELKRARHLQSSSQLIFDVMRMYEPDNLLLKQAYSEILYGQMENARMRSALLRIQKSDVIIKKTEKFSPFAFPIVVDSLRDKLTSEKLSDRIKKMVLDNAE, from the coding sequence ATGGTGCAACAATATAATGATATTATACAGGCCTGGTATGCCGGAAAAAACTGGAAAGTTTATCCGTTTCAACAGGATTTGGCACAAGCGTATTTTGAAGGGTATCAGGGTATTTTAAATGCACCAACCGGAAGCGGAAAAACCTATGCCATGTGGATACCGGTATTGGCCGGATTTATGTCGGGCTTACACAAAGGCATAGATAAACCCGGATTAAAAGTTTTGTGGGTTACACCTTTGCGCGCATTGGCAAAAGATATTTGTAAAGCATTACAGGAAGCATGTGATATATTAGATACCGGTTGGAAGGTGGAACTACGCACGGGAGATGTTTCTCAAAAAGTAAAACAGGCACAAAAATTAAAAATGCCTGATTGTTTAATTATTACACCTGAAAGTCTACATGTTTTATTGTGTGGAAATAATTATTCCGATTTATTTTCCGGTTTACAATGTGTTGTTGTTGATGAATGGCACGAATTATTAGGCAGCAAACGTGGTGTTCAGGTTGAACTAGCTTTATCGCGGTTAAAGGCAATTCGTAAATTAAATAATGATTCGTTGTGCATCTGGGGCATCAGTGCAACAATTGGGAATCTCGTAGAATCGATGGAGGTTTTATTGGGGCAAGATAGCAATTCCGATAAATCGATAATTATTCGTTCCGCAGCAAAAAAAGAAATGGAAATACATACGGTATTACCACCAACCATTGATGTATTGCCATGGTCGGGGCATATCGGATTAAAATTGTTGCCGGAAATAGTGAATATCATTCATGCAGCACAAACTACATTGGTATTTACCAATACACGTGCAATGGCTGAAATATGGTATCATCATATTTTAAATTACGATGAAAATTTAGCAGGATTGCTTGCTATGCATCATGGAAGTTTATCGGGAGAAGTTCGTGACTGGGTGGAAGAAAATTTGCATGCCGGAACCTTGAAAGCAGTAATTTGTACTTCCAGTTTAGACTTAGGTGTCGATTTTCGTCCGGTGGATACTGTTATTCAGATTGGTTCTCCTAAAGGTGTTGCAAGGTTTACGCAAAGAGCCGGCAGAAGCGGACATCAGCCCGGAGCAGTTTCAAAAATTTATTTTATTCCAACACATGCTTTGGAGTTAGTGGAAATAAGTGCGATTAAAGAGGCAGTAAATTCAAACATGGTAGAAAAACGCGAGCCACTTGTTATGTGTTTCGATGTTTTAATGCAATATATGGTTACACTTTCAATTGGTGAAGGTTTTGTTGCAGAAGAAATTTATCATGAAATTAAAAATACGTTTTGTTTCGCATTAATTACGCCGGAAGAATGGAGTTGGTTAATTAAAAATATTTCGCAAGGTGGTAATACTTTTCAAGCATACGATGAATTTTGTAAGGTAGGAAAGGTTGAAGGCAGGTATCGCATCATGAACAAGAAAGCTGCGACTAAACATCGTTTGCAAATTGGTACAATAGTTAGTGATCCGGTTGTGCGTATTGCCTATTTAAAAGGGGGAACATTAGGCACAATTGAAGAATATTATATTGCTTCATTAAAACCGGGAGATATATTTTGGTTTGCAGGATTATGCCTTGAATTTGTTATGTTAAAAGATATGACAGCATTTGTTCGGAAAGCAAAAGAGCAAAAAGCAGGGACGGCATCTTACCAGGGAGGTCGTATGCCACTATCTGGATATATGGCAGAATTAATGCGCAAACAATTAAATATTGCAGCAACAAAAGGGATGGACAATATTGAATTCGATATGCTGCAGCCATTGCTATTATTACAGCAACAACGTTCGGTTATTCCGAAAATAAATGAATTGCTGGTAGAAATAAGTGAGAGTAAAGAAGGTCACCATATTTTTATATTCCCGTTTGAAGGCAGGGTAGTGCATGAAGTAATGGCCGGGTTGGTTGCGTTTCGATTGAGTTTATTAAAACCTGTAAGTATTTCTGTTGCAATGAATGATTATGGTTTTGAATTATTATGTAATCAGGAAATTGAAATAGACGAACAACGCATTAAACAATTATTGCATACCACCAATATGGAAACCGATTTATTTAATTCAGTAAATGCAACAGAAATGGCGCGGCGGAAATTCAGAGATATAGCCGTAATTGCGGGATTAGTATTTCAGGGTTATCCCGGAGAACTGAAGCGGGCAAGGCATTTGCAGTCATCATCACAATTAATTTTTGATGTAATGCGTATGTATGAGCCTGATAATCTGTTGCTGAAGCAGGCATATAGTGAAATTTTATACGGACAAATGGAAAATGCGCGCATGCGTTCTGCGTTATTGCGCATTCAGAAAAGTGATGTAATCATTAAAAAAACAGAAAAATTTTCTCCTTTTGCATTTCCAATAGTTGTGGACAGTTTACGCGACAAATTAACTTCTGAAAAATTAAGTGACCGTATTAAAAAAATGGTATTGGATAATGCAGAATGA
- a CDS encoding LPS-assembly protein LptD: protein MVDSTGKKGEKVFFRDGEEEFYAEDMCYNFGTKKGKIYYFRAQEGEGYIAVQQAKKLDNDAYYGDHLSYTTCDLDHPHFYIAAEKAKVMPKEVAVTGPANLVIMDVPTPLFLPFGIFPIKRGQTSGLIIPSYGNNFNQGYFLRNGGYYFALSDYYDLSITGDIYSRGSWGLHAASRYKLNYKFSGNFGIDYAKNKVGFSFAPDYYENTGFFVRWSHTQDAKARPNTTFGASVNLGTSDYLANNSYSSSYLTNQLNSSVVHKIISGFTI, encoded by the coding sequence TTGGTTGACAGCACCGGGAAAAAAGGTGAAAAAGTTTTTTTTAGAGATGGTGAGGAAGAATTTTATGCGGAAGACATGTGTTATAACTTCGGGACTAAAAAAGGGAAAATTTATTATTTCCGGGCGCAGGAAGGGGAAGGATATATTGCAGTGCAACAGGCCAAGAAATTAGATAACGATGCTTATTACGGCGATCATTTGAGTTATACCACCTGCGATTTGGACCATCCGCATTTTTATATAGCAGCAGAAAAAGCCAAAGTAATGCCGAAAGAAGTTGCCGTTACCGGTCCTGCGAACCTTGTTATTATGGATGTGCCAACACCATTATTTTTACCGTTTGGCATTTTTCCGATTAAACGTGGACAAACATCAGGGTTAATTATTCCTTCTTATGGAAACAATTTTAATCAGGGTTATTTTTTGCGCAATGGCGGATATTATTTTGCGTTGAGTGATTATTATGACCTTTCAATAACAGGCGATATTTATTCGAGAGGTAGCTGGGGTTTGCATGCTGCGTCGCGCTATAAATTAAATTATAAATTCAGCGGAAATTTCGGAATCGATTATGCAAAAAATAAAGTTGGATTTTCGTTTGCACCCGATTATTATGAAAATACCGGTTTTTTTGTCCGCTGGAGTCATACACAAGATGCGAAAGCGCGCCCAAACACCACATTTGGTGCAAGTGTAAATTTGGGAACCAGCGATTACCTTGCTAATAACTCATACAGCTCAAGTTATTTAACTAATCAGTTGAATTCAAGTGTCGTACACAAAATCATTTCCGGGTTCACCATTTAA